Proteins encoded by one window of Musa acuminata AAA Group cultivar baxijiao chromosome BXJ2-9, Cavendish_Baxijiao_AAA, whole genome shotgun sequence:
- the LOC135623077 gene encoding E3 ubiquitin-protein ligase ATL6-like, producing the protein MATTHGCRPIASAGYVVLPLALLLLTARCAHAQSSSASVPSDKYNPYFGAPSFNATMAIVIVFLVAALFLVGFLSIYIRHCAGGGSDRHGLARGTAARSRRLLLQQQMGLSPELLYTFPTLVYAEVKGLKLGKGALECAVCLSEFEDDDALRLLPPCSHAFHPECIDAWLASHVTCPVCRSNLAEAANATADRETPTVVIAADPDRETPHHPSQRRVEEELRRPLDHLTIVVDKAPGEDNNEGLARIEERQRPEVGSRSGRRPPKLRRSHTTGHSVVLSGENVERYTLRLPEHVWREIFASQKLHRSTSCVSFATAVEGSWRRGSRGTGGGGAGEGSSRGGRSVRLGRSDRWPSFLIRTLSAKVPPWATVRRADGGEASVKKGEAEGSSSGKFTAVRTPFYCLGGGGSGATKSVVAAAAAADDDESSATGHAGRV; encoded by the coding sequence ATGGCTACGACGCACGGCTGCCGTCCGATCGCGTCGGCCGGCTATGTCGTCCTCCCGCTCGCGCTGCTTCTGCTCACTGCCAGGTGCGCCCACGCACAGTCCTCGTCGGCTTCGGTGCCCTCCGACAAGTACAACCCTTACTTCGGGGCGCCCAGCTTCAACGCCACCATGGCCATAGTTATCGTGTTCCTTGTGGCCGCCCTCTTCTTAGTGGGGTTCCTCTCCATCTACATCCGCCACTGCGCCGGCGGAGGCTCCGACCGACACGGCCTCGCCCGAGGAACTGCAGCCCGGTCGCGGAGGCTGCTATTGCAGCAGCAGATGGGGCTGAGCCCGGAGCTTCTGTATACGTTCCCGACATTGGTGTACGCGGAGGTGAAGGGGCTTAAGCTGGGAAAGGGCGCGCTGGAGTGCGCGGTGTGCCTCAGCGAGTTCGAGGACGACGACGCCCTCCGCCTTCTTCCTCCGTGCAGCCACGCCTTCCACCCGGAATGCATCGACGCCTGGCTCGCCTCCCACGTCACCTGCCCCGTCTGCCGTTCCAACCTCGCTGAAGCAGCCAACGCCACGGCTGACAGAGAAACCCCGACCGTGGTCATTGCCGCCGACCCGGATCGCGAGACACCCCATCATCCGTCCCAGCGGCGAGTAGAAGAGGAGTTGCGGCGGCCGCTGGATCACCTGACGATCGTCGTGGACAAGGCGCCCGGGGAGGACAATAATGAGGGATTGGCACGGATAGAGGAGAGGCAGAGACCGGAGGTGGGATCGCGATCGGGGCGCCGGCCGCCGAAATTACGTCGTTCCCACACGACAGGACACTCGGTGGTTCTGTCCGGGGAGAAcgtcgagcggtacaccctgcggCTCCCAGAACACGTGTGGCGGGAGATATTTGCCTCTCAGAAGCTCCACCGGTCGACGAGCTGCGTCTCGTTTGCGACCGCCGTCGAGGGGAGCTGGCGTCGTGGGTCCCGTGGCACTGGCGGAGGAGGAGCAGGGGAGGGGAGCAGCCGCGGTGGGAGGAGCGTGCGGCTGGGTAGGTCGGACCGTTGGCCGTCGTTCCTCATCCGGACGCTGTCGGCGAAGGTCCCGCCGTGGGCGACGGTGAGGAGAGCTGACGGCGGGGAGGCGTCGGTGAAGAAGGGGGAAGCGGAAGGTTCCTCGAGCGGGAAGTTCACGGCCGTGAGAACGCCGTTCTACTGCCTTGGAGGCGGGGGCAGTGGCGCCACGAAGtccgtcgtcgccgccgccgccgcggccgaCGACGACGAGTCGTCAGCTACCGGACACGCCGGGCGAGTCTGA
- the LOC103997972 gene encoding 2-oxoglutarate-dependent dioxygenase 19: MATARFFSLPDSIKQLSDSGALSSVPTHYACRDPDAPSDVDPTLEGQIPTIDLSVLTQGDPARRSQMVRQLGRACEEWGFFVVVNHGVPETVREAMLAAAQGFFDLEEEEKAEHSGKHVMDPIRYGTSFNSKVDDVGYWRDYFKIVVHPAFHSPAKPLGFREVLGQYAACTRVVGMELLRGMWESLELDEGYMNNALDLDACFQVCAVNLYPPCPQPELAMGLPPHSDHSLLTLLHQNDVDGLQVKHGSKWVHVKPPPNSFLVNTGDQMEIVTNGRYKSVLHRAVINGRSTRMSIATVVAPSLDTVVEPVAQLVSSERPAMYRGVRYREYLEHQQRNKLWEKSALDHLRVQ, from the exons ATGGCAACGGCGCGATTCTTCTCTCTCCCAGACTCCATCAAACAACTATCTGATTCCGGCGCCCTCTCCTCCGTCCCTACCCACTATGCCTGTCGAGATCCCGACGCTCCCTCCGACGTCGATCCCACCCTCGAGGGGCAAATCCCCACGATCGATCTCTCCGTGCTGACCCAAGGAGATCCCGCCCGACGCTCGCAGATGGTGCGGCAGCTCGGCCGGGCCTGCGAGGAGTGGGGCTTCTTCGTG GTTGTGAACCATGGCGTGCCGGAGACGGTGAGGGAGGCGATGCTGGCTGCCGCCCAGGGGTTCTTCGActtggaggaggaggaaaaggcgGAGCATTCGGGGAAGCATGTCATGGATCCCATCAGGTACGGCACCAGCTTCAACTCGAAGGTTGACGACGTTGGCTATTGGAGGGACTACTTCAAGATAGTTGTGCACCCCGCGTTTCATTCTCCGGCGAAGCCTCTCGGTTTCAG GGAGGTATTGGGGCAGTACGCGGCTTGCACGAGGGTTGTGGGTATGGAACTGCTCAGAGGCATGTGGGAGAGCCTGGAACTCGACGAGGGCTACATGAACAACGCCTTGGACCTCGACGCATGCTTCCAGGTCTGTGCGGTCAACCTTTACCCTCCCTGTCCTCAGCCGGAGCTGGCCATGGGTCTTCCTCCCCACTCCGACCACAGCCTTCTCACGCTCCTCCACCAGAACGACGTCGACGGCCTGCAAGTCAAGCATGGCAGCAAATGGGTTCATGTCAAGCCCCCACCCAACTCCTTCCTCGTGAACACTGGCGATCAGATGGAG ATTGTCACCAATGGCAGGTACAAGAGCGTGCTGCACCGGGCCGTCATCAATGGCCGAAGCACGCGGATGTCGATCGCTACCGTGGTGGCTCCTTCGCTGGACACGGTGGTGGAACCAGTCGCCCAACTGGTGAGCTCCGAGAGGCCAGCCATGTACAGAGGAGTGAGATACAGGGAGTACCTCGAGCACCAACAGCGGAACAAGCTCTGGGAGAAGTCAGCCCTCGACCATCTGAGAGTGCAATGA
- the LOC135623076 gene encoding uncharacterized protein LOC135623076, which yields MQNIQSFVVVYNLNNQSFHLYILICSMMEQNSKSFAIPRCVPFLSHSHSSSICFVTTFATLLVLVLLQIQVLTSSVSTGSLSWPFFDQALHRDESSIHTELGRARSMLRDSVTFLPLKDLRFAKEPTSGHTWFMSSMNDTFEGDETLHLHFPSEASKGRLLCLSARDTSDGTQNSYALAWPEALPHDATLFPGLTFVSDTYFDYGNLWHGTSAILPFVSWHQRKECAVPDRWVLFHWGELRTSMGAWVHNLTRAAIGQVRIEDLRGHGGAGPACFEKAVVFRHNEGAMKKQRRREVYDMMRCKARAYCGVTRAITDPKAIRMTLLLRLGSRSFKNESTVIRIFENECAKVDGCVVKVAWGNNMTFCDQVKLMSETDILVSPHGCQLTNLFLMDKNSSVMEFYPKGWHELAGAGQYIYSWMANWAGMQHRGSWRDPQGEECPHTDKLACFLFYKDAQIGHDEARFADWAAKVLGEVKEMKSSEASSGSRHADLAGSSIPCPCDR from the exons ATGCAGAACATACAAAGCTTTGTGGTGGTGTACAACTTAAATAACCAGTCGTTCCATCTCTACATTCTGATATGCAGCATGATGGAGCAGAATTCCAAATCCTTCGCCATCCCAAGATGCGTCCCCTTCCTCTCCCACTCCCACAGTAGCTCCATATGCTTCGTCACCACCTTCGCCACCCTCCTCGTCCTGGTCCTCCTCCAAATCCAGGTCCTCACGTCCTCTGTCTCCACCGGTTCCCTGTCATGGCCTTTCTTCGACCAGGCGTTGCATCGAGACGAATCCTCGATCCACACCGAGCTCGGCCGCGCTCGATCCATGCTCCGCGACTCCGTCACCTTCCTCCCGCTGAAGGACCTCAGGTTCGCCAAGGAGCCCACGTCGGGCCACACGTGGTTCATGAGCTCCATGAACGATACCTTCGAAGGTGACGAGACTCTGCACCTTCACTTCCCGTCGGAGGCGTCCAAGGGAAGGCTGCTCTGCCTCTCGGCCCGCGACACCTCCGACGGGACCCAGAACTCGTATGCGTTAGCATGGCCTGAGGCCCTCCCGCACGACGCTACGCTCTTTCCAGGTTTAACCTTCGTCTCAGACACCTACTTCGATTACGGCAACCTGTGGCACGGGACGTCAGCCATCCTTCCGTTCGTATCATGGCACCAGAGGAAGGAATGCGCGGTTCCCGATCGCTGGGTGCTGTTCCACTGGGGCGAGCTCAGGACCAGCATGGGCGCGTGGGTGCACAATCTCACCAGGGCAGCCATCGGGCAGGTGAGGATCGAGGACCTTCGAGGACACGGCGGCGCCGGACCGGCTTGCTTCGAGAAGGCGGTGGTGTTCAGGCATAACGAAGGGGCGATGAAGAAGCAGAGGCGGCGGGAGGTGTACGACATGATGCGGTGCAAAGCCAGAGCTTACTGCGGCGTTACTCGAGCAATCACGGATCCAAAGGCCATTCGCATGACGCTGCTGCTTCGATTGGGATCGAGGTCCTTCAAGAACGAGTCCACGGTGATCCGGATCTTCGAGAACGAGTGCGCGAAGGTGGATGGGTGCGTGGTTAAGGTTGCATGGGGCAACAACATGACGTTCTGCGACCAG GTGAAGCTAATGAGCGAGACGGACATCTTGGTGTCTCCCCACGGGTGCCAGTTGACGAACCTGTTTCTGATGGACAAGAACAGCAGCGTCATGGAGTTCTACCCCAAGGGGTGGCACGAGCTCGCCGGCGCGGGGCAGTACATCTACAGCTGGATGGCCAACTGGGCCGGAATGCAGCACAGGGGCTCATGGCGAGATCCCCAGGGCGAGGAGTGCCCGCACACGGACAAGCTCGCGTGCTTCCTCTTCTACAAGGACGCACAGATCGGGCATGACGAGGCCCGCTTCGCCGACTGGGCGGCCAAGGTTCTGGGCGAGGTGAAAGAGATGAAGTCGAGTGAGGCATCGAGCGGAAGCCGCCATGCGGATCTTGCAGGATCATCAATTCCCTGCCCTTGTGATCGATGA
- the LOC135624047 gene encoding uncharacterized protein LOC135624047, which produces MVPVNTKSSSTQRTSSFPAHSTNRSVCFLAITFITLLLLLFLLQIETLKSSLSSSSFSWPFFQLHMDESPCYDATAELNRTRSILRDLVTFLPLKDVRVSENPRSGRTWFMSSMNDTFEADVDAQHLYFPSQASNGRLLCLSARDVSDGAKNSYALAWREALPRDATLLPGLTFISDTYYDHGNLWHGISAITPFVSWYQRKQCAAPDRWVLFHRGELRTRMGGWVQAVAEAAIGEVRIEDFKEYGDRPSCFEQAAVFRYEGAMKKTRKRQVYDMMRCKARSRCGVTAEAVGSKAAVRMTLLLRPGSRSFKNESAVIRIFERECEKVDGCTVKVAWSNKMTFCDQVKLMSETDVVASPHGAQLANLFLMDRNSSIMEFYPRGWRERAGAGQYVFRWMADGAGMRHKGSWWDPQGEECESTDKTPCIPLYKNRQIGHDEVYFAGWAAKVLAEAKEHKLNEASYGGRSPEVGSTPCPCS; this is translated from the exons ATGGTCCCAGTCAACACCAAGTCCTCCTCCACCCAGAGAACCTCCTCCTTCCCTGCTCACTCCACCAACCGCTCCGTATGCTTCCTCGCCATCACCTTCatcaccctcctcctcctcctcttcctcctccagatCGAAACCCTCAAGTCCTccctttcctcctcttccttctcctggcCTTTCTTCCAGTTGCACATGGACGAGTCCCCATGTTATGATGCCACGGCGGAGCTCAACCGCACTCGTTCCATACTCCGCGACTTGGTCACCTTCCTCCCACTCAAGGATGTAAGGGTGTCCGAGAATCCGAGATCAGGCCGCACTTGGTTCATGAGCTCCATGAATGATACATTCGAGGCCGACGTCGACGCCCAGCACCTTTACTTCCCGTCGCAGGCGTCAAACGGGCGGCTGCTATGCCTCTCGGCCCGCGACGTTTCCGATGGAGCCAAGAACTCGTATGCATTAGCATGGCGCGAGGCACTCCCACGCGACGCCACGCTCCTTCCCGGACTAACCTTCATCTCCGACACCTACTACGATCACGGCAACCTGTGGCATGGGATCTCGGCCATCACGCCATTCGTGTCGTGGTACCAGCGGAAGCAGTGCGCGGCTCCCGACCGCTGGGTGCTGTTCCACCGGGGCGAGCTCAGGACTCGAATGGGCGGATGGGTGCAGGCCGTGGCGGAGGCGGCGATCGGAGAGGTGAGGATCGAGGACTTCAAGGAGTACGGCGACAGACCGTCCTGTTTCGAGCAGGCGGCGGTTTTCAGATACGAGGGGGCGATGAAGAAGACGAGGAAGCGCCAGGTATACGACATGATGCGGTGCAAGGCCAGATCTCGCTGCGGCGTCACGGCAGAAGCCGTGGGTTCCAAGGCCGCCGTTCGCATGACGCTACTGCTTCGACCGGGGTCGAGGTCGTTCAAGAACGAGTCGGCGGTGATCCGTATCTTCGAGAGGGAGTGCGAGAAGGTGGATGGGTGCACCGTCAAGGTCGCATGGAGCAACAAAATGACGTTCTGCGATCAG GTGAAGCTGATGAGCGAGACGGACGTCGTGGCTTCTCCCCACGGAGCGCAGCTGGCGAACTTGTTTCTGATGGACAGGAACAGCAGCATCATGGAGTTCTACCCCAGGGGGTGGCGGGAACGCGCCGGAGCGGGGCAGTACGTCTTCCGTTGGATGGCCGACGGGGCCGGGATGCGGCACAAGGGATCGTGGTGGGATCCCCAAGGCGAGGAATGCGAGAGTACCGATAAGACCCCCTGCATCCCCTTGTACAAGAACAGACAGATTGGGCACGATGAGGTCTACTTCGCCGGCTGGGCCGCTAAAGTTCTGGCTGAGGCGAAGGAGCACAAGTTGAACGAGGCATCCTACGGCGGCAGAAGCCCGGAGGTCGGATCGACTCCCTGTCCCTGTAGTTAA
- the LOC103997975 gene encoding GLABRA2 expression modulator isoform X2, whose product MDPAVDDAAKPRSDGGGRSPDIGPPPSPPDSVRSLPSDPPPVVEKSVTWSSDLTREAPSSAAGYGHGGASPVPTGHNPYIASSPTVTDDQNAVETVKNMLSSWGKKVRETAKKAEDLSRNTWQHLKTSPSFTDAAMGRIAQAGPIMGILYLSSAKLAFCGDNPLPYKVGDRTEWSYYKVVIPLHQLRAANPSINSANSAEKYIQIVSADNHEFWFMGFLSFETAVMHLQEVLHDINKSQS is encoded by the exons ATGGATCCGGCCGTTGATGATGCCGCCAAGCCTCGATCCGACGGTGGTGGAAGATCGCCCGACATCGGTCCTCCTCCGTCTCCGCCCGACTCCGTCCGATCTCTGCCGTCCGATCCTCCGCCGGTGGTGGAAAAGTCCGTCACTTGGAGCAGCGATCTGACGAGGGAGGCCCCTTCCTCCGCAGCCGGATACGGCCATGGCGGCGCCTCCCCGGTGCCGACCGGTCACAACCCGTACATCGCTTCCTCACCCACGGTTACCGACGACCAAA ATGCGGTGGAAACGGTCAAAAACATGCTTAGCAGTTGGGGGAAGAAAGTCAGGGAGACGGCAAAGAAGGCCGAGGATCTGTCAAGAAACACATGGCAACACT TGAAAACAAGCCCTAGCTTTACCGATGCCGCTATGGGTAGAATTGCTCAAG CTGGTCCTATTATGGGAATTCTGTACCTCTCTTCTGCAAAACTTGCATTTTGTGGTGATAACCCTCTTCCTTATAAAGTTGGAGATCGAACTGAGTGGAGCTATTATAAG GTTGTTATACCCTTGCATCAGCTGAGAGCAGCTAATCCTTCAATAAACAGTGCAAATTCTGCAGAAAAATACATTCAGATCGTCTCAGCTGACAATCATGAGTTTTGGTTCATGGGATTTCTTAGTTTCGAGACCGCTGTGATGCATCTGCAGGAAGTTTTGCATGATATAAACAAATCACAATCATAA
- the LOC103997975 gene encoding GLABRA2 expression modulator isoform X3: MDPAVDDAAKPRSDGGGRSPDIGPPPSPPDSVRSLPSDPPPVVEKSVTWSSDLTREAPSSAAGYGHGGASPVPTGHNPYIASSPTVTDDQNAVETVKNMLSSWGKKVRETAKKAEDLSRNTWQHSGPIMGILYLSSAKLAFCGDNPLPYKVGDRTEWSYYKVVIPLHQLRAANPSINSANSAEKYIQIVSADNHEFWFMGFLSFETAVMHLQEVLHDINKSQS; the protein is encoded by the exons ATGGATCCGGCCGTTGATGATGCCGCCAAGCCTCGATCCGACGGTGGTGGAAGATCGCCCGACATCGGTCCTCCTCCGTCTCCGCCCGACTCCGTCCGATCTCTGCCGTCCGATCCTCCGCCGGTGGTGGAAAAGTCCGTCACTTGGAGCAGCGATCTGACGAGGGAGGCCCCTTCCTCCGCAGCCGGATACGGCCATGGCGGCGCCTCCCCGGTGCCGACCGGTCACAACCCGTACATCGCTTCCTCACCCACGGTTACCGACGACCAAA ATGCGGTGGAAACGGTCAAAAACATGCTTAGCAGTTGGGGGAAGAAAGTCAGGGAGACGGCAAAGAAGGCCGAGGATCTGTCAAGAAACACATGGCAACACT CTGGTCCTATTATGGGAATTCTGTACCTCTCTTCTGCAAAACTTGCATTTTGTGGTGATAACCCTCTTCCTTATAAAGTTGGAGATCGAACTGAGTGGAGCTATTATAAG GTTGTTATACCCTTGCATCAGCTGAGAGCAGCTAATCCTTCAATAAACAGTGCAAATTCTGCAGAAAAATACATTCAGATCGTCTCAGCTGACAATCATGAGTTTTGGTTCATGGGATTTCTTAGTTTCGAGACCGCTGTGATGCATCTGCAGGAAGTTTTGCATGATATAAACAAATCACAATCATAA
- the LOC103997975 gene encoding GLABRA2 expression modulator isoform X1 produces MDPAVDDAAKPRSDGGGRSPDIGPPPSPPDSVRSLPSDPPPVVEKSVTWSSDLTREAPSSAAGYGHGGASPVPTGHNPYIASSPTVTDDQNAVETVKNMLSSWGKKVRETAKKAEDLSRNTWQHLKTSPSFTDAAMGRIAQGTKVIAEGGYEKIFRQTFDSFPDEQLRNSYACYLSTSAGPIMGILYLSSAKLAFCGDNPLPYKVGDRTEWSYYKVVIPLHQLRAANPSINSANSAEKYIQIVSADNHEFWFMGFLSFETAVMHLQEVLHDINKSQS; encoded by the exons ATGGATCCGGCCGTTGATGATGCCGCCAAGCCTCGATCCGACGGTGGTGGAAGATCGCCCGACATCGGTCCTCCTCCGTCTCCGCCCGACTCCGTCCGATCTCTGCCGTCCGATCCTCCGCCGGTGGTGGAAAAGTCCGTCACTTGGAGCAGCGATCTGACGAGGGAGGCCCCTTCCTCCGCAGCCGGATACGGCCATGGCGGCGCCTCCCCGGTGCCGACCGGTCACAACCCGTACATCGCTTCCTCACCCACGGTTACCGACGACCAAA ATGCGGTGGAAACGGTCAAAAACATGCTTAGCAGTTGGGGGAAGAAAGTCAGGGAGACGGCAAAGAAGGCCGAGGATCTGTCAAGAAACACATGGCAACACT TGAAAACAAGCCCTAGCTTTACCGATGCCGCTATGGGTAGAATTGCTCAAGGTACCAAAGTTATAGCAGAAGGTGGTTATGAGAAGATTTTTCGGCAAACTTTTGATTCATTTCCTGACGAGCAACTGAGAAACTCTTATGCCTGCTATCTGTCAACATCAGCTGGTCCTATTATGGGAATTCTGTACCTCTCTTCTGCAAAACTTGCATTTTGTGGTGATAACCCTCTTCCTTATAAAGTTGGAGATCGAACTGAGTGGAGCTATTATAAG GTTGTTATACCCTTGCATCAGCTGAGAGCAGCTAATCCTTCAATAAACAGTGCAAATTCTGCAGAAAAATACATTCAGATCGTCTCAGCTGACAATCATGAGTTTTGGTTCATGGGATTTCTTAGTTTCGAGACCGCTGTGATGCATCTGCAGGAAGTTTTGCATGATATAAACAAATCACAATCATAA